The genomic region GCCTATCTGGCTGACAACCTGGCGATCGAGCACATCACTACTACGGTAGGTCCTGAGCGCCTGCTTTTCGGCACCGGCACCCCATTGGTAGACGGCGCTGGCTCGCTCGCTCGTCTTATGTACAGCACCATCTCCGACAGCGACAAGGAACTGATCGCCTCCGGTAACGCCAGGCGCCTGCTGGCAGGCGTCCGGCTTCCCCAGGCCGCGTGAGGAGGCCACCATGGCAAGCTACGCTATCGCCGAGGCCGTTCGCCATGGCTTACCGCTCAATGACCTGTGCCGAGTGGTAGACCTGCACGCCCACGCCGGCCCCCACCACAACTTCGCCATCCTGGGCAGCGACGCCGACAGCATGGTGCGCCTTATGGACCGCATGGGGGTAGAAGCACTGGTGGTAGCCCCGCATCTGTCCATCGGGCCGTCCAGGACCGAGGGCAACGACCTGGCCCTCGATTTGGTGCGCCGCTACCCGGGCCGCTTCTTCGGCTACGCTGTCCCCTACCCCCACGAGCCCGACACCGTTCGGGACGAGCTCAATCGCGCTCTGGATGCCGGGCTGGTGGCGATCAAGCTGCACCCGAGCATGCACAACTATCGGGCCACTGACCCGGGCTACCAGGTGGCGTGGGAGATCGCCCGCGAGCGCAACACCTTCATCCTCACTCATACCTGGAAGGGCGACCAGTACTGCACCCCCGACATGCTGAGCGCGCTGGCCAGAGAGTTCCCCTCTGTGCCCGTTCTCATGGGGCACTCCGGCGGAGTCCCGGCGGGATTCCCCGAGTTCATCTCCCTCGCCCGATCGCATCCCAACCTCTACCTGGACACCACCGGGTCCTACGTCACCGGCGCCTGGGTGAGGCGGATGGTAGCGGAAGTGGGGCCGGAGAAGGTGGTCTACGGAAGCGACATGCCCTTCATAGACCCTCGATACGGCCTAGGCAAGGTGGCTTTATCCGGGCTGGAGGACGATGACCTGGAACGCATCATGAGCCAGAACGGCAGTCGGTTGCTCGCGGCCGCCGGGGCGCACCTGTCATGACATCTGAGGAGGTTGCTGGAGTGCCTCAACCGATAGTGCTGCTCTACGAGCCCATCCACGAAGAGGGCATGAAAGTTCTGCGCCAGATGGCCCAGCCCCGCCTGGCCAGTGGCACCGACCTGGACGCCGTTCTCTCGCAGGTCCGCGACGCGGAGGGGATCATCATCCGCGCCCTGGGCCGGGTGGGGCCCGAGGTGATGGACGCCGCTCCTCGCCTCAAGGTCGTGGGCCGGCATGGCGTGGGAGTGGACAACGTCGACATTGACGCCGCCACCGAGAGAGGAATCTGGGTGGTAAACACCCCCGACGCCGTCACCCAGCCGGTGGCGGAGCACGTGGTAGGTATGATGATTGCCTTGATCCGCCGCTTCCGCGAATCCGATCGCGCGGTCCGCGCGGGGGACTGGTTCTTCCGCGAGCAGCTCTCTGGCTTCGAGTTGCCGGGCAAGACCCTGGGAGTGGTGGGCATGGGGCGCATCGGCTACCGGACCGCGCAGATCTGCCGGCTGGGCTTTGGCATGGAGATCGTCTATTGCGACGTCGTACCCTCGCCGCGAGCCGAGATGGAGCTAAGTGCGAGGCGGCTGGATCTCATCCCTCTTCTCGAGGCAAGCGATGTGGTTACCCTGCACACCCCTTACCTCCCCGAGACGCATTACCTCATCAACCGCGAGACTATCCGGCACATGAGGTCAACCGCCTTCCTCATCAACGCCTCGCGCGGCAAGGTAGTGGAGCAGGCTGCCTTGGTGCGCGCCCTGGAGGAAGGGTGGATCGCCGGGGCAGGACTGGATGTCTTCGAAGAGGAGCCCGTCCCCGCAGATAACCCTCTGCTGAAGTTCGACAACGTCCTGCTCACCCCTCACGCAGCTACCTCCACAAAGGAGGCGCTGATCGGGATGTCCCTGGTAGCCAAGGACGTGGTGGCCGTCTTGCAGGGGCAC from Anaerolineae bacterium harbors:
- a CDS encoding amidohydrolase — its product is MASYAIAEAVRHGLPLNDLCRVVDLHAHAGPHHNFAILGSDADSMVRLMDRMGVEALVVAPHLSIGPSRTEGNDLALDLVRRYPGRFFGYAVPYPHEPDTVRDELNRALDAGLVAIKLHPSMHNYRATDPGYQVAWEIARERNTFILTHTWKGDQYCTPDMLSALAREFPSVPVLMGHSGGVPAGFPEFISLARSHPNLYLDTTGSYVTGAWVRRMVAEVGPEKVVYGSDMPFIDPRYGLGKVALSGLEDDDLERIMSQNGSRLLAAAGAHLS
- a CDS encoding hydroxyacid dehydrogenase: MPQPIVLLYEPIHEEGMKVLRQMAQPRLASGTDLDAVLSQVRDAEGIIIRALGRVGPEVMDAAPRLKVVGRHGVGVDNVDIDAATERGIWVVNTPDAVTQPVAEHVVGMMIALIRRFRESDRAVRAGDWFFREQLSGFELPGKTLGVVGMGRIGYRTAQICRLGFGMEIVYCDVVPSPRAEMELSARRLDLIPLLEASDVVTLHTPYLPETHYLINRETIRHMRSTAFLINASRGKVVEQAALVRALEEGWIAGAGLDVFEEEPVPADNPLLKFDNVLLTPHAATSTKEALIGMSLVAKDVVAVLQGHEPRHYVNRPPHPRR